The window CGAGCCATCAATGCGTGTGCCCATGTTGGTGGAGACAGTGCACGAGGCAAGTGCGCGGCACGGCAGATGCGCACCGCACGCATCGCTGGActgacgcgcgcgcgcggcgggacggcgcgcggggccATGGCCTGTCGAGCTCGGCGGTTCGGCGCGGTGGTCACCACCACGCTCCcctcggcggcgcggtggcgagcGATTTGTATCGGTTggtgagcgcgcgcgcgggccgcgggggCGTCAAGCTCGGTCGCGGCGTTGGGTTACAGCGGCTGGACACGGCCGTGGCGGTGTGACCGGATTGGTCCCGAACAGCGAGCAAACGTGCTACCTGTCactacaggaaaaaaaaaataaaactggcCTGTTCGACGAAAAGTAAGTGGGTTCATTGCACGTAGGAATAGTAGTACGTGCTGACATAGAGTCAGATCCGATTTCGTAAAAAGAAACCTGAATTGATCGGTACAGAAACCAAGTTGTTTTCCTGATTCGATGCATCAAACTATAGTTGCATTTTTCGACTTTTCGGCGGGACAAGTATCCGTACGTCCATCTTGCGCAGTATGGGCAGCATGATTGGGTGAAACTTCCGTGCGAATCACCACGCCGCGGGATGGTGACGATATCGGTTGGAAGAACCAACTACAACTAACCGTAGGTTGGTTGGTAGTCCTGGCGACTCACACTGTCCGCCAACCAGAGCTAGAAATAATACTACCTTTTATTCGCCTTTAACAAAACCTGGTTGCAACATAGCCGGAAAGCTTAACCCCGGCCCGGCCCCTTCTGTCGTCGTCGTTGCTGCTTCTTAATTTCGCGTCGGCGACAATGGCAGGACCGACGGGATCGTGGATGACGATGGTGTAATAAtcactaataacaaaatatccAAAGCAGCAGAATTAGACCGTCGCACCGGTATATCCGTGTGAAAACACACGGGTACGCACGTAATTTTCACATTCTCCTGGAAACGTGGCGATTTACAGTATATATGTACGGCGTTTCTCATGTGGCCAAATTAGCGTGATACGATCGGTCGCCATGTATTTCTTGCGCCATTGCTACGTACTTTACTCGTATGTATGTACGTTTGTCCAGATTGTTAACAAGAGAACGAACCGTATTTAaaccacgtcgtcgtcgccttccATAATGGAAGAGATCAAAGATGGCCACTGAttcaaaaaagggaaaaaaaaaacaagaaaaggacgaggaggagaggcaGAGACGGGCACGACGACGCAGTGTGCGTGTGTGAACGTCGCCGCAAAACAGCCCTGTCACGCAACTTGTACTACGATCACAATAGCTCAGATTGGTTTACTTCGTCGATCGAGGCACAAAACAAAAAGAAGCAATTAATTTAACTCAACGGGAGGAGGGAGACAACGTAGCGACGTCAGTGGCGACACCGACGGATAGTCGGATACGATAAAACAAGGTGCTAGCTAGAGCAAGCTGGGGTAATTAATTAAGCGCGGGAATTAAATTGATGGAGAAGAAGATGGACTTGGCCATCGACGGGATTTTCGGCTAAAACTTATAGCGATGGATGTGTACACTAGGGACGCGCAGGTGActggccggagagggaggaggagataggCCAATCCATCCATGGGTTCAGATGAAAACGAGAGAAGCGACTGCGAAGCGCGGGAGCGGGCGCGGCCACTCAGCCGTAGCCCGTAGGTACGCGCTTTGTCCGCTTCATCTCCACCTCTCGGGCTCTCGATCGGCAACACGGACGCCGTTTCCCCGGCCTACTTGCGTGGACGCAGTCCATGGACAGGGCACTCCACTTTCTACTTGAGTAGGAAGTACTTCCTTTATTTCGGCCTAGCCTTTTGGAAATTATCATACAGATATACACATAGTGTACATATGTGTTCACAGTAGGTGAGGGTACACGTGGACATATACGTTTGTACCGTGctatttgatcaagtttatagaaaaaaatagcaacatctacaacatcaaattagtttcactaaatttaacattaatatattttgataatatgtttattttgtattgaaaatactaGCATATTATTCTatcaatttgattaaatttaaaaaaatttagttaaggaaaaaaatcaaatgacttGTAATATAAAATGGAATATAAAATGGAAGGAGTAGGAAGTAGTAGTAGGAAGGGTGCATGTTCCAGTAGGGTTTCTTTAGTTTAAGAAAAGGTTACTTTATTAGCAGCCAATTCACAACCGGGTATGGTTATTGACTATTCTTTGAAGTAAGTTTGCTGGCCATTTTATAAAAGCGGTTAGGAACGGGAGAGTATTAATTAAGGGTATGTACAATTGGTGTATCAGCCGTATGTAAGTAGTAAAATTTTATCCAAGTTGAATTTTCACTTACATGAAAAATGAGAGATTGAGGAGAGAGATAGTTGTAGTATGTTTATTTGTTGTCGACCATGCTTAACAGAGAGCACTACGATTTTCTTGATGTGACTAAGTATATATGCAGTCTCATATCCTTACATTTACTATGGGTGGATCTGCTAATCTGATGTGTTGAGCATGCAGTAAAAAATACTGTGAAACGTAGCGTTAGAATAATAGACACCTCGTTGCATATATCTTGTTTTGTCATAAGTGGTCATttaatttattcttttttaaCATACAGAGTTAAATatacttctgtttttttttcaaaaagaaatatttCTCCTAAAAAAATTCGTTGTCACTTCAACGTTATATTTCTATTGTTTCAAGTTCAAATATATTTTCCTTTCTACAATATGAAATAACATAGACATATACACGATCAACAAACGGATTCTCaataacatactccctccgtcctattatACAAGGGATAATGGGTGTATgtaacacattctagtacaatgagTCTGAACAAACCGtctgtctagatttattgtactagaatatgttacATCCATCCattatctcttatattatgggatgtaGGGAGTAGAAACGTAGAATAAAGAACATTGTTGCCACGTTGATATCTTCTGGATATGAAATTGTTTTCCATGGAACAGTCTATCTTGATAGCTAAATCTGACGAATTTAATCCAAAGAACCTATTTATTGTTCTCTGGGTGGTCTTATCCTTCACATTGTGGTCCAGTACATGTGGAAGCAAGGATTCATCTAGTGCTTACTTTAAAACTTTAGCCTCCAAAGTTGAAAACTATGGTAAAAATTCATTACTTGCAAGTTACTGATAGTACTTTACTCTTTGTACATATACTCTTTTCAGTACAGCTGATGCAACCGGGGTGCAAATTTCTTGTGGAAGTTTCTAATGAACGGTACTCCCTTTTATTAAAAGGAAAAGGATAAGAGGAGGGTCTTAATCAATCATCTAACAAAAGTTGATGACATTTGATTTAGTGATTACAATAGCTAAGTTAAATGtgctataataaaaaaataaaagaaagaaaaggagtaCTCCTTCATTTGGTGTACCCAAAATGAAAGGGATTACAAATGACCAATGTCTTAGAGATATATTAGCTTGAAAACAAATCTGAATATTCTtttatttggacacatgcataccCGCTGATCAGGCTACACGCTTTATCACTAAACCCATTCACACGTGTATATAGTATTACATCTATCCACAAATATAATCGATTCTAGATATGCACAGGAGAAGTACATAGCAATGATGTCTGAAATGTACGTGTAGGTACTTCCTactttccataaaaaaataaattctgactACGAATATGAAGAACCATATGTATtagggtgtatttagttcacgctaaaattaaaagtttggttaattaaaatgatgtgatggaaaagttggaagtttgtgtgtgtagaaaagttttgatgtgatagaaaagttggaagtttaaaaaaaaaatctttagaactaaactcggcctaaattTATACGCAGGATTTGATCTGTTTTAGGATAGGGAGTCTCCTCATGACATGTTTCATGAGAAGGACCACTTAATTCTGAATATTCTCTTGGACAACGGACATAAGGTGAAATACACCACTTAATTTGCATTCATGCTAATAAATTACATCTATGGTTAACCACAAGACCTATAACATCAAATACCTAGAGTTGCAAAGAAATCATCATCTTTTTTTAGCTTTAATAAAGACATACACTAAAGTGGTCAAGAAAAATAGTAGGAAACCAATCAGTCCCAGAAGAATTTTACACATTCTTCCTTCTTTACTTATCTGCACAAGACGCACAAGAAAGACCAGGTTATCTCTATGTTAGGCTCTTTTTAGTTgcaggggtgaaaagttttagcgtgtcatatcggatatatggacacacatttgaagtataaaacgtagactaataataaaacaaattacatattccgcgtataaactgcgagacaaatttattaagcctaattaatccatcattatcaaatgtttaatgtagcaacacattgtcaaatcatgaagaaatgaggcttaaaagattcgtctagcaatttacacgcaatatgtgtaattaactttttttgtctatatttaatactctatatatgtatccaaacattcgatgtgatatgataaaaagtttatgtgtgggaactaaacagggtcttCTTAGAGTAGATGTTATCCCGGTTTTTTATAAGGAAAAAGAGAAACAGGTACTCTAGGACCAGGCCATGATGAGGCCAAGCGGAATCTGGCTCCTCGAACTTAAGCTGAGCCACAGAAGATCAGTACGCTGCGTCCACCAACCTTGCACCAGTTGGGCTCGTCCATGCTCCATACCCCATGTTACCCCATCGCTCATTCGGCCGCGACAGCGACAGCGTTCCATTGACCTGACGCGCTTCCCGCTACTAATACCCGCGAGCTCCACCTCCATGGCCGCAAAGCACCATCCTCTCGCATCACCAATTCTAACCCTAACGACAaccctactctctctctccaacaATCAAAGATTCGATGGCCGTGCTGGTGGCGAGGCAGGGGCGGGAGCTGCAGCGGTACACGAGCGCCGGGGGCCGCATCGTGGTGGGTTGCATCCCGTACCGGgtgcgcagcggcggcgagatggaggTGCTGGTGATCACGTCGCAGAAGGGGCACGGCATGATGTTCCCCAAGGGCGGGTGGGAGCTCGACGAGTCCATGGACGAGGCCGCCCGCCGCGAGGCGCTCGAGGAGGCCGGCGTCCGCGGCGACACCGAGACGTCCCTCGGCTGCTGGTACTACAAGAGCCGCCGCTACGACACCACCTACGAGGGCTTCATGTTCCCTCTCCGCGtcaccgacgagctcctccagTGGCCCGAGATGTCCTCCCGCAAGCGCACCTGggtgagtagtagtagtacatgaCCCCCCCATCGCACTTTGATACACGGAAATTCGCCATTCTACGGCGAGAACGATCGAATTCGATCGACCAAAGAACGAACACGGGCGTCTAAATGCCGATTCGATTTTGTGCAGGCCACGGTGCAGCAGGCGATGGATGGATGCCAGCACGGTTGGATGCGTGAGGCGCTCGAGCGGCTCGTCTCCCGGCACGCCACCAACAAGCTGCAGTCTGCGCTGTAAACCCAACCAAAATCAAAGCGAGCTGAGTCGCGCGAGAAGGGAAACGGGCGGGCTACGAGCacagcacgggcggcggcgcgaagtcGCCGGCGTCGTGTTCGCTCTCCCGGTGAAGCGGCAGGCCGGCCGGGCTCGATCACATCTCGATCGAGCACCATATATTTTGGCCGCCCTCACCGGAGAGCGAGACGACGGCGGACGAATGCCCCGCGCGGAGATCGGagcacgccgacgacgacgactcttCATTTGGGGTTGCAGGGGTCGTCGTCGTGTATACGTACGTCGCGGCGAAATAACGGCGCGAGAATTTTAGAAAGTTTGAAGATTCGGCATCTTGTAAAAAAAGATCGAAGCTGGAACAAGCCAATTAATTTAAAACACCACATTGCGAAAGCAATTCGAGATTCTTCCTTTGAAGCAACAAAAAGTGTCAAAATGAACCGCAGTAATTACCAGTGCCATTTCGTGTCGGTACAATTAATGAGCTGATTGATGGTAATTGAAGTGTTcagcaaaaagaaaatcaagcaaTTACTCACCCTACTGACACCAGACAGCTCATAAACCTGCTGGTAAGCTCATCGACAGCTACATGTGGACACGCTCTTCCTTATCTCAGCGTGTGTACCGCGATTATCTTGGTTCTTACCCGTGGCTGGAAATTAAATGAGATTCCTTCGCTTTGCAGAAGAAGTATCCCTCTCTACTACATTGCTCGATTGAAACAAGTGTGCAAGATCACGACACGTAGTGGACCGAACTCTCACTCTCAATCTCACATCTTGATACACAAACTTTAAACGCATCGTTTTCAAATTAAACAGCATTTtcagaggggaaagagagatgaCACCGCACACTTCTCCCTTTCTGGAGCAGTAATAACCAATTAATTACTACGGGGAGGATCTCATCTGGAACAACCGGGCCCTGCCAAAAAACCGAAATTTCCCTCGACGGCGACTGCATCTGGGCCCCACGGGCCGCGCCCTATGGGCTGTCACTAGGCTCCCCCGATTTTTCAAAAGCGTGGCCTGCAGATAAGAACGGATGGGGCCATGTGCACCCCTGTATTTTCTCTGCTCcaatgagtaaaaaaaaaaaaaacaagaagaaaagcCAACCGGTGCCTTGCTGCCTCGCCGCACTGCCGATCGACGGCGACATGCCCGACGGCGACCCCGATCGGCTCGGATTAATGCGTAGACTGACTTGACTTAGGGAGGGCAATAAGATTTGTCTGGGGCCGTAAAATTATTGGGGCTGGTCGGCACGGTGACGgggcaataataataataatcataaTCATAATCATAATACAGTGCTTAGAAAGAGATGAGACGAGATGATTAATCAATCTGGGCACCTTGTGTTGCTCTGGTCCACGTATGCAACGCGACCTCGCTGTCAAGGCGTTAGGTGCTGCGAGATAAACTAGTGACAAGTCCCGGCTCTCGCTTACGCGAGCCAAGTAGGACTAGTAGATGATAAAAACAACTTGGCGCCCTCTGTTTTGTTTGGACCCCTCCACACCGGGCGTGAAAGTTTAACTAATCGTGTTAATTAATCTGTCGTTTCGGGCTTGTAACCATCGGTGGAAATTTTGGTGCCGGTGATTCGGTGTGTGCTTTATTTCCTTCCTCGCGGTGGAAGTGGAATCCGCTTTTTACCGTGTAGAGACGTAAGTATGTGAGAGGGAGACGACGATAAACTTGCGTCACCGACGCTGTGACATGTCAACGAAGACAAAACCACTAGacaaagattttattttttggtgcttctttttttcttttctctttttgatGAAGGAGGCGTTAATGCTGGTAACTCTCACTTCCGCCTGGTTTCTTAACTGTTCGTGAGCTGCGTGTGCCATGTTTGCATGGAACGACGCTCGCCGTATAGTAGTTGCAGTTCACGCCGCAGAAACACActaattttgacaaattgacttttttagaaaacttatttcaagAATAAGCCGTGTCAAAAACTTATTGCAAAAATAGGCCGGCGGCTCAGCGTTATAAATATTAGCGCTGAGGTATAACGCTTTAGCGCCATATATATTAGCGCTAACATTTCATCCGAGGTAAAATTACCAGCTCAATAGGGGTTAGCGCCATAGCTTTTGGGGCTGACCTATTAGCAGTATTAAAAACTCTCTGGAACATTCTGTTATGCGTGCGCGATGCTAGTGGGATGGTCATGTGCTTTTGCTCCCAGTGCACAGACCACAGTTCGAACCCAGGCATGCACATctttagaattattttttttatcaatttatattttctttgcAAACTACACATTTTGCTTGCATTCAATGCTATATActagtacttttttttatcaattgtaAGTATGAAATGCTATATACTACATGTTCTCATATTTTTATTATGGTTCTTTTGACTCAtaactataaaaataaatactatGTAATTTATGTTAACACTTACCtcctaattttttattttaaaattacatttcttACATTTATGTGTAatgatcttgttttaaacataaAACATATGAAATGTTAAATGCTGCGTACTTTCAAAATTTTATGAATATAAGTATTAATGCTATAAAATTTATGTTCTCAAATTTAGTTGTTCCTAATTTAtaagactaataaaaaatatgctataaaaataaaaaaaacatccaaAGGATGTAAAACATAGGGATTGAACCGTGGTTAATGAGATGAGAGGCAAAGTCTCCTGCCACCACACTACACGAGAACATGCAAACCAAAAAGTCCAGAAGATCATTTTCAACGTCAATAGCTCAGCGCCGTAAGCTATGCCACTAACCCCAGTGACTTGGCAAATTTTTTTACCATCTCAGATGAAATGTCAGCGCTAATATACATGGCGCTAAGGCATTATACCTCAGCGCCAATAAGTTTGGCGCTGAGACGACGGCCTATTTTTGCAATAAGTTTTTGGtatggtttatttttaaaataagttttctcagagggtcaatttgtcaaaattacGGGCAGAAACAGCGAAGAATCGTCTCCGGTCCGGCCGAGCGAACGGACGGGCTCGTTCAAGCGGGGGCAGCTCGACCGGACCGGGGGGGCCAAGTGGCAACTTGACACGATCAAGTCACGGAGTCGCAGCGTACGACGGGCGGGTTGGCGGCCCGagcccgacggcggcgcggttggTGCAGTGAGCAAGTGTGCAGCAGGCGCGAGCACGAGGGAGGCACGCCGGCTGGACCGAGACCGACCTGGCGTCGAGTTGGTCCGTGAACCATTAGCGCTTGTTGGGCTGGCGGCTGTGGAGTTGGCCTGCACTGGATCCTTCTGTTTCTACAGATGGGCTTCATGGGTAGGAATTTGCTCTGTTTGGGCTAAGTTTAGCCCGTAAAGGAATTGGTCTATTTTCCGTCTCAACTCTTAGACCTGGTTGAATCGACTTCCTCAACCATACATCTCTTGAAAACCGGTGTAAATAGACTCCTTATGGTTTCAGGATCAGTTCTATCTTACGTGGCGCTCGTGATACCCACatatcagtaaaaaaaaatttactgCCCCACATATTATCCTAATCTCCTTTTCTATTTCCTCACCTCACCCCTCTCTCTGCCGTTCTCTCTCTCCAGGCGGCAGCAAAGGCTAGCATCACCGGGGGTGGTGGCGATGCACGGGGAAAAAAAGGAGTCAGGAGATGGAAGAGGAAGATGCGATGCAAAGATGCCGACGGCTTCCAGGGAGAAGGACGCGAAGCCATGCGAGTGTGACGAAGTGCAGGGCAGGGACTGATGGACGAGATGACGCGGTTGCCGTCGTGACGTCCCTCTCTGCTGCTGGGCTTGTCTATATGGCATCATCGCCAAGAGCCGTTGAAGGCGGTGGCAAGATGGGTGGTGCGCAGGGGAGAAGCTTGTCGGCCGGCTATAGGGTGTGGGCCCCAAGGACTTGGCATGTCGCTGCCGCCAACTGGAGAGAGAGAACGGAAAGAGATAGGGGAGTagagatgaaaaagaaaaaggcaatAAGGATGATTGACATgtgtgattatttttttaatttttattgacatgtgggtcctacaagCACCACAATAAAACCGCTTTTGAAACCACGAATGAGTCGATTTACAGTGGTTTTAAAGATGGGAGAAACGTTATGCCTGGTTTTTAGGTTAAGGGAAGCGATTTAAACAGAGGCAAGAGACATTATTACAAGGGTGGGGCTCGGCCTTTGAACCATACGTGGGACAAGTTTCTGCCTCATACAAATGAGagacaaaatagacttttttttcctgcaaaatactactagtagtaaatTAGGTTGGGCTCACTAAACTAGAAATGACAAAGAAGCAAGTTAGCGGATTATCTTTATTTTACAACGGTATAAAAGAAGAAGAGCCGTCCTACTTTTATTCTCTCCTCCCACCACATGCTCGCATCTCATA of the Oryza sativa Japonica Group chromosome 2, ASM3414082v1 genome contains:
- the LOC4330642 gene encoding nudix hydrolase 21, chloroplastic; this translates as MAVLVARQGRELQRYTSAGGRIVVGCIPYRVRSGGEMEVLVITSQKGHGMMFPKGGWELDESMDEAARREALEEAGVRGDTETSLGCWYYKSRRYDTTYEGFMFPLRVTDELLQWPEMSSRKRTWATVQQAMDGCQHGWMREALERLVSRHATNKLQSAL